A genomic segment from Neodiprion lecontei isolate iyNeoLeco1 chromosome 1, iyNeoLeco1.1, whole genome shotgun sequence encodes:
- the LOC107224868 gene encoding septin-7 isoform X10: MQRSAIQTKRELFFKAESGSLPSSPSVPPPQPPTAAATGTTLTSSVPPSVAPPSAPTKARLPQTSVTLNQNDSEDSNKRESANNRSADSKDSRSAPTTKPKELDGYVGFANLPNQVYRKAVKKGFDFTLMVVGESGLGKSTLINSMFLADIYSSEYPGPSLRVKKTVAVETSKVLLKENGVNLTLTVVDTPGFGDAVDNSNCWVPVIEYIESKYEEFLNAESRVTRKQIADSRVHCCLYFVAPSGHGLKPLDVEFMQRLHDKVNIIPVIAKADTMTPDECAHFKKQILNEIAQHKIKIYEFPEDEEEEESKLHKVLRDRVPFAVVGANTVVEQDGKKVRGRKYPWGVAEVENLEHCDFIALRNMVIRTHLQDLKDVTNNVHYENFRCRTLAGLGVDGKPTRISNNLCPQGVMNSFMTVWNPLAQMEEEKREHDNKMKKMETEMEQVFEMKVREKKQKLKDSETDLQRRHEQMRRSLEQQVRELEEKRRAFESEKLGWEQQTGHSIEELRRRSLEANSKDYFWFLKRTGSVSSEGSGGGGGTLRGSRGIGSLLRRHTSFKSPQESPTQNHLVIQHPEHP, from the exons ATCCAGACGAAGCGCGAGCTCTTCTTCAAAGCTGAGAGCGGCAGTCTCCCGTCTTCTCCGTCGGTGCCGCCGCCTCAACCTCCGACCGCCGCGGCGACCGGAACGACGTTGACGTCGAGTGTACCTCCAAGCGTAGCGCCTCCTTCAGCACCCACGAAAGCAAGGTTGCCGCAAACCAGCGTCACTCTCAACCAGAATGACTCCGAGGACAGCAACAAACGCGAGTCAGCGAACAACAGGTCGGCCGACAGCAAGGACTCGAGGTCCGCGCCGACGACTAAACCCAAGGAACTCGACGGTTACGTAGGATTCGCCAATCTTCCAAATCAAGTATACCGGAAAGCCGTGAAGAAAGGATTTGACTTCACGCTTATGGTTGTCG GTGAATCTGGTCTTGGGAAATCGACTCTCATAAACTCCATGTTCTTGGCTGATATATACAGCTCTGAGTACCCTGGTCCGAGTCTTCGAGTGAAGAAAACTGTCGCTGTTGAAACGAGCAAAGTTCTTCTCAAAGAAAATGGAGTAAACTTAACCCTGACCGTAGTGGATACACCAGGATTTGGTGATGCCGTTGACAATAGTAATTG cTGGGTACCTGTCATTGAATACATTGAGTCCAAGTATGAAGAGTTTTTAAACGCGGAATCTCGCGTGACAAGAAAACAGATTGCAGATAGTCGAGTTCACTGCTGTCTCTACTTTGTGGCTCCATCCGGTCATGGATTAAAACCGCTGGATGTAGAATTCATGCAACGCTTACACGACAAAGTTAACATTATTCCAGTTATCGCCAAAGCAGATACAATGACACCAGATGAATGCGCACATTTTAAAAAACAA ATATTGAACGAGATCGCTCAGcacaaaattaaaatctacGAATTCCCAGAAGatgaggaggaagaagaaagtaAATTACACAAAGTATTAAGGGATAGGGTACCGTTTGCTGTTGTTGGAGCAAATACCGTCGTCGAACaagacggtaaaaaagttcgaGGACGGAAGTATCCTTGGGGTGTTGCCGAAG TTGAGAACCTTGAACACTGTGACTTCATAGCGTTGCGAAATATGGTTATTCGAACGCATCTTCAGGACCTCAAAGATGTGACAAATAACGTTCACTATGAGAACTTTAGATGTCGAACCCTGGCTGGTCTTGGTGTTGATGGCAAACCGACGAGGATTTCAAACAA TTTGTGCCCACAAGGAGTGATGAACAGTTTCATGACGGTGTG GAATCCTCTTGCTCAAATGGAAGAGGAAAAGCGAGAACATGACaacaagatgaaaaaaatggaaactgAAATGGAACAGGTATTCGAGATGAAGGTCcgtgaaaagaaacaaaagctCAAGGATTCTGAGACTGAT CTACAGCGGCGGCACGAGCAAATGCGGCGTTCATTAGAGCAGCAAGTGCGcgaacttgaagaaaaaagacgaGCATTTGAGTCCGAAAAATTAGGCTGGGAGCAACAGACTGGACATAGCATCGAAGAGCTTCGCAGACGCAGTTTAGAGGCTAACTCCAAAGA TTATTTTTGGTTCCTCAAAAG GACGGGATCTGTATCTTCGGAAGGGTCTGGAGGCGGAGGGGGTACATTGCGAGGCTCCCGAGGAATAGGAAGTCTTCTACGCCGTCACACCAGTTTCAAATCACCTCAAGAGAGCCCTACACAGAACCACCTTGTCATACAGCATCCCGAACATCCCTGA
- the LOC107224868 gene encoding septin-7 isoform X1, with protein MSVENQNGTATAVPLQTNGIKSSITSISTTSSSVVSVGGRTIPNNSSYLYSTSSVLNREKTRQAPPTLPKYTSSFNAGTNGNAERLARERESGGSYRLASLDRLALRQRILEGEGKPNGDAASTIQTKRELFFKAESGSLPSSPSVPPPQPPTAAATGTTLTSSVPPSVAPPSAPTKARLPQTSVTLNQNDSEDSNKRESANNRSADSKDSRSAPTTKPKELDGYVGFANLPNQVYRKAVKKGFDFTLMVVGESGLGKSTLINSMFLADIYSSEYPGPSLRVKKTVAVETSKVLLKENGVNLTLTVVDTPGFGDAVDNSNCWVPVIEYIESKYEEFLNAESRVTRKQIADSRVHCCLYFVAPSGHGLKPLDVEFMQRLHDKVNIIPVIAKADTMTPDECAHFKKQILNEIAQHKIKIYEFPEDEEEEESKLHKVLRDRVPFAVVGANTVVEQDGKKVRGRKYPWGVAEVENLEHCDFIALRNMVIRTHLQDLKDVTNNVHYENFRCRTLAGLGVDGKPTRISNNLCPQGVMNSFMTVWNPLAQMEEEKREHDNKMKKMETEMEQVFEMKVREKKQKLKDSETDLQRRHEQMRRSLEQQVRELEEKRRAFESEKLGWEQQTGHSIEELRRRSLEANSKDYFWFLKRTGSVSSEGSGGGGGTLRGSRGIGSLLRRHTSFKSPQESPTQNHLVIQHPEHP; from the exons atgtCGGTGGAGAACCAAAACGGCACCGCGACTGCCGTCCCATTGCAAACGAATGGGATAAAATCTTCGATAACTAGCATATCGACTACCTCGTCGTCGGTCGTCTCGGTTGGCGGCCGGACGATACCAAACAACTCGTCCTACCTTTACAGCACGAGCTCGGTACTGAATCGCGAAAAAACTCGTCAAGCACCGCCCACCTTGCCAAAGTACACGTCGAGCTTCAATGCCGGGACTAACGGCAATGCCGAAAGACTCGCCAGGGAACGAGAGTCCGGCGGCAGTTACCGACTCGCCAGTTTGGACAGACTGGCCCTCAGACAAAGGATATTGGAGGGCGAGGGGAAACCGAACGGCGACGCCGCATCGACG ATCCAGACGAAGCGCGAGCTCTTCTTCAAAGCTGAGAGCGGCAGTCTCCCGTCTTCTCCGTCGGTGCCGCCGCCTCAACCTCCGACCGCCGCGGCGACCGGAACGACGTTGACGTCGAGTGTACCTCCAAGCGTAGCGCCTCCTTCAGCACCCACGAAAGCAAGGTTGCCGCAAACCAGCGTCACTCTCAACCAGAATGACTCCGAGGACAGCAACAAACGCGAGTCAGCGAACAACAGGTCGGCCGACAGCAAGGACTCGAGGTCCGCGCCGACGACTAAACCCAAGGAACTCGACGGTTACGTAGGATTCGCCAATCTTCCAAATCAAGTATACCGGAAAGCCGTGAAGAAAGGATTTGACTTCACGCTTATGGTTGTCG GTGAATCTGGTCTTGGGAAATCGACTCTCATAAACTCCATGTTCTTGGCTGATATATACAGCTCTGAGTACCCTGGTCCGAGTCTTCGAGTGAAGAAAACTGTCGCTGTTGAAACGAGCAAAGTTCTTCTCAAAGAAAATGGAGTAAACTTAACCCTGACCGTAGTGGATACACCAGGATTTGGTGATGCCGTTGACAATAGTAATTG cTGGGTACCTGTCATTGAATACATTGAGTCCAAGTATGAAGAGTTTTTAAACGCGGAATCTCGCGTGACAAGAAAACAGATTGCAGATAGTCGAGTTCACTGCTGTCTCTACTTTGTGGCTCCATCCGGTCATGGATTAAAACCGCTGGATGTAGAATTCATGCAACGCTTACACGACAAAGTTAACATTATTCCAGTTATCGCCAAAGCAGATACAATGACACCAGATGAATGCGCACATTTTAAAAAACAA ATATTGAACGAGATCGCTCAGcacaaaattaaaatctacGAATTCCCAGAAGatgaggaggaagaagaaagtaAATTACACAAAGTATTAAGGGATAGGGTACCGTTTGCTGTTGTTGGAGCAAATACCGTCGTCGAACaagacggtaaaaaagttcgaGGACGGAAGTATCCTTGGGGTGTTGCCGAAG TTGAGAACCTTGAACACTGTGACTTCATAGCGTTGCGAAATATGGTTATTCGAACGCATCTTCAGGACCTCAAAGATGTGACAAATAACGTTCACTATGAGAACTTTAGATGTCGAACCCTGGCTGGTCTTGGTGTTGATGGCAAACCGACGAGGATTTCAAACAA TTTGTGCCCACAAGGAGTGATGAACAGTTTCATGACGGTGTG GAATCCTCTTGCTCAAATGGAAGAGGAAAAGCGAGAACATGACaacaagatgaaaaaaatggaaactgAAATGGAACAGGTATTCGAGATGAAGGTCcgtgaaaagaaacaaaagctCAAGGATTCTGAGACTGAT CTACAGCGGCGGCACGAGCAAATGCGGCGTTCATTAGAGCAGCAAGTGCGcgaacttgaagaaaaaagacgaGCATTTGAGTCCGAAAAATTAGGCTGGGAGCAACAGACTGGACATAGCATCGAAGAGCTTCGCAGACGCAGTTTAGAGGCTAACTCCAAAGA TTATTTTTGGTTCCTCAAAAG GACGGGATCTGTATCTTCGGAAGGGTCTGGAGGCGGAGGGGGTACATTGCGAGGCTCCCGAGGAATAGGAAGTCTTCTACGCCGTCACACCAGTTTCAAATCACCTCAAGAGAGCCCTACACAGAACCACCTTGTCATACAGCATCCCGAACATCCCTGA
- the LOC107224868 gene encoding septin-7 isoform X9, whose amino-acid sequence MDFGEIMIQTKRELFFKAESGSLPSSPSVPPPQPPTAAATGTTLTSSVPPSVAPPSAPTKARLPQTSVTLNQNDSEDSNKRESANNRSADSKDSRSAPTTKPKELDGYVGFANLPNQVYRKAVKKGFDFTLMVVGESGLGKSTLINSMFLADIYSSEYPGPSLRVKKTVAVETSKVLLKENGVNLTLTVVDTPGFGDAVDNSNCWVPVIEYIESKYEEFLNAESRVTRKQIADSRVHCCLYFVAPSGHGLKPLDVEFMQRLHDKVNIIPVIAKADTMTPDECAHFKKQILNEIAQHKIKIYEFPEDEEEEESKLHKVLRDRVPFAVVGANTVVEQDGKKVRGRKYPWGVAEVENLEHCDFIALRNMVIRTHLQDLKDVTNNVHYENFRCRTLAGLGVDGKPTRISNNLCPQGVMNSFMTVWNPLAQMEEEKREHDNKMKKMETEMEQVFEMKVREKKQKLKDSETDLQRRHEQMRRSLEQQVRELEEKRRAFESEKLGWEQQTGHSIEELRRRSLEANSKDYFWFLKRTGSVSSEGSGGGGGTLRGSRGIGSLLRRHTSFKSPQESPTQNHLVIQHPEHP is encoded by the exons ATGGATTTCGGAGAAATTATG ATCCAGACGAAGCGCGAGCTCTTCTTCAAAGCTGAGAGCGGCAGTCTCCCGTCTTCTCCGTCGGTGCCGCCGCCTCAACCTCCGACCGCCGCGGCGACCGGAACGACGTTGACGTCGAGTGTACCTCCAAGCGTAGCGCCTCCTTCAGCACCCACGAAAGCAAGGTTGCCGCAAACCAGCGTCACTCTCAACCAGAATGACTCCGAGGACAGCAACAAACGCGAGTCAGCGAACAACAGGTCGGCCGACAGCAAGGACTCGAGGTCCGCGCCGACGACTAAACCCAAGGAACTCGACGGTTACGTAGGATTCGCCAATCTTCCAAATCAAGTATACCGGAAAGCCGTGAAGAAAGGATTTGACTTCACGCTTATGGTTGTCG GTGAATCTGGTCTTGGGAAATCGACTCTCATAAACTCCATGTTCTTGGCTGATATATACAGCTCTGAGTACCCTGGTCCGAGTCTTCGAGTGAAGAAAACTGTCGCTGTTGAAACGAGCAAAGTTCTTCTCAAAGAAAATGGAGTAAACTTAACCCTGACCGTAGTGGATACACCAGGATTTGGTGATGCCGTTGACAATAGTAATTG cTGGGTACCTGTCATTGAATACATTGAGTCCAAGTATGAAGAGTTTTTAAACGCGGAATCTCGCGTGACAAGAAAACAGATTGCAGATAGTCGAGTTCACTGCTGTCTCTACTTTGTGGCTCCATCCGGTCATGGATTAAAACCGCTGGATGTAGAATTCATGCAACGCTTACACGACAAAGTTAACATTATTCCAGTTATCGCCAAAGCAGATACAATGACACCAGATGAATGCGCACATTTTAAAAAACAA ATATTGAACGAGATCGCTCAGcacaaaattaaaatctacGAATTCCCAGAAGatgaggaggaagaagaaagtaAATTACACAAAGTATTAAGGGATAGGGTACCGTTTGCTGTTGTTGGAGCAAATACCGTCGTCGAACaagacggtaaaaaagttcgaGGACGGAAGTATCCTTGGGGTGTTGCCGAAG TTGAGAACCTTGAACACTGTGACTTCATAGCGTTGCGAAATATGGTTATTCGAACGCATCTTCAGGACCTCAAAGATGTGACAAATAACGTTCACTATGAGAACTTTAGATGTCGAACCCTGGCTGGTCTTGGTGTTGATGGCAAACCGACGAGGATTTCAAACAA TTTGTGCCCACAAGGAGTGATGAACAGTTTCATGACGGTGTG GAATCCTCTTGCTCAAATGGAAGAGGAAAAGCGAGAACATGACaacaagatgaaaaaaatggaaactgAAATGGAACAGGTATTCGAGATGAAGGTCcgtgaaaagaaacaaaagctCAAGGATTCTGAGACTGAT CTACAGCGGCGGCACGAGCAAATGCGGCGTTCATTAGAGCAGCAAGTGCGcgaacttgaagaaaaaagacgaGCATTTGAGTCCGAAAAATTAGGCTGGGAGCAACAGACTGGACATAGCATCGAAGAGCTTCGCAGACGCAGTTTAGAGGCTAACTCCAAAGA TTATTTTTGGTTCCTCAAAAG GACGGGATCTGTATCTTCGGAAGGGTCTGGAGGCGGAGGGGGTACATTGCGAGGCTCCCGAGGAATAGGAAGTCTTCTACGCCGTCACACCAGTTTCAAATCACCTCAAGAGAGCCCTACACAGAACCACCTTGTCATACAGCATCCCGAACATCCCTGA
- the LOC107224868 gene encoding septin-7 isoform X5: MSVENQNGTATAVPLQTNGIKSSITSISTTSSSVVSVGGRTIPNNSSYLYSTSSVLNREKTRQAPPTLPKYTSSFNAGTNGNAERLARERESGGSYRLASLDRLALRQRILEGEGKPNGDAASTIQTKRELFFKAESGSLPSSPSVPPPQPPTAAATGTTLTSSVPPSVAPPSAPTKARLPQTSVTLNQNDSEDSNKRESANNRSADSKDSRSAPTTKPKELDGYVGFANLPNQVYRKAVKKGFDFTLMVVGESGLGKSTLINSMFLADIYSSEYPGPSLRVKKTVAVETSKVLLKENGVNLTLTVVDTPGFGDAVDNSNCWVPVIEYIESKYEEFLNAESRVTRKQIADSRVHCCLYFVAPSGHGLKPLDVEFMQRLHDKVNIIPVIAKADTMTPDECAHFKKQILNEIAQHKIKIYEFPEDEEEEESKLHKVLRDRVPFAVVGANTVVEQDGKKVRGRKYPWGVAEVENLEHCDFIALRNMVIRTHLQDLKDVTNNVHYENFRCRTLAGLGVDGKPTRISNKNPLAQMEEEKREHDNKMKKMETEMEQVFEMKVREKKQKLKDSETDLQRRHEQMRRSLEQQVRELEEKRRAFESEKLGWEQQTGHSIEELRRRSLEANSKEAVDGKDKKNKKKGLF; the protein is encoded by the exons atgtCGGTGGAGAACCAAAACGGCACCGCGACTGCCGTCCCATTGCAAACGAATGGGATAAAATCTTCGATAACTAGCATATCGACTACCTCGTCGTCGGTCGTCTCGGTTGGCGGCCGGACGATACCAAACAACTCGTCCTACCTTTACAGCACGAGCTCGGTACTGAATCGCGAAAAAACTCGTCAAGCACCGCCCACCTTGCCAAAGTACACGTCGAGCTTCAATGCCGGGACTAACGGCAATGCCGAAAGACTCGCCAGGGAACGAGAGTCCGGCGGCAGTTACCGACTCGCCAGTTTGGACAGACTGGCCCTCAGACAAAGGATATTGGAGGGCGAGGGGAAACCGAACGGCGACGCCGCATCGACG ATCCAGACGAAGCGCGAGCTCTTCTTCAAAGCTGAGAGCGGCAGTCTCCCGTCTTCTCCGTCGGTGCCGCCGCCTCAACCTCCGACCGCCGCGGCGACCGGAACGACGTTGACGTCGAGTGTACCTCCAAGCGTAGCGCCTCCTTCAGCACCCACGAAAGCAAGGTTGCCGCAAACCAGCGTCACTCTCAACCAGAATGACTCCGAGGACAGCAACAAACGCGAGTCAGCGAACAACAGGTCGGCCGACAGCAAGGACTCGAGGTCCGCGCCGACGACTAAACCCAAGGAACTCGACGGTTACGTAGGATTCGCCAATCTTCCAAATCAAGTATACCGGAAAGCCGTGAAGAAAGGATTTGACTTCACGCTTATGGTTGTCG GTGAATCTGGTCTTGGGAAATCGACTCTCATAAACTCCATGTTCTTGGCTGATATATACAGCTCTGAGTACCCTGGTCCGAGTCTTCGAGTGAAGAAAACTGTCGCTGTTGAAACGAGCAAAGTTCTTCTCAAAGAAAATGGAGTAAACTTAACCCTGACCGTAGTGGATACACCAGGATTTGGTGATGCCGTTGACAATAGTAATTG cTGGGTACCTGTCATTGAATACATTGAGTCCAAGTATGAAGAGTTTTTAAACGCGGAATCTCGCGTGACAAGAAAACAGATTGCAGATAGTCGAGTTCACTGCTGTCTCTACTTTGTGGCTCCATCCGGTCATGGATTAAAACCGCTGGATGTAGAATTCATGCAACGCTTACACGACAAAGTTAACATTATTCCAGTTATCGCCAAAGCAGATACAATGACACCAGATGAATGCGCACATTTTAAAAAACAA ATATTGAACGAGATCGCTCAGcacaaaattaaaatctacGAATTCCCAGAAGatgaggaggaagaagaaagtaAATTACACAAAGTATTAAGGGATAGGGTACCGTTTGCTGTTGTTGGAGCAAATACCGTCGTCGAACaagacggtaaaaaagttcgaGGACGGAAGTATCCTTGGGGTGTTGCCGAAG TTGAGAACCTTGAACACTGTGACTTCATAGCGTTGCGAAATATGGTTATTCGAACGCATCTTCAGGACCTCAAAGATGTGACAAATAACGTTCACTATGAGAACTTTAGATGTCGAACCCTGGCTGGTCTTGGTGTTGATGGCAAACCGACGAGGATTTCAAACAA GAATCCTCTTGCTCAAATGGAAGAGGAAAAGCGAGAACATGACaacaagatgaaaaaaatggaaactgAAATGGAACAGGTATTCGAGATGAAGGTCcgtgaaaagaaacaaaagctCAAGGATTCTGAGACTGAT CTACAGCGGCGGCACGAGCAAATGCGGCGTTCATTAGAGCAGCAAGTGCGcgaacttgaagaaaaaagacgaGCATTTGAGTCCGAAAAATTAGGCTGGGAGCAACAGACTGGACATAGCATCGAAGAGCTTCGCAGACGCAGTTTAGAGGCTAACTCCAAAGA GGCCGTCGACGGCAAGGacaaaaagaataagaagaaaggCCTCTTCTAA
- the LOC107224868 gene encoding septin-7 isoform X3, with translation MSVENQNGTATAVPLQTNGIKSSITSISTTSSSVVSVGGRTIPNNSSYLYSTSSVLNREKTRQAPPTLPKYTSSFNAGTNGNAERLARERESGGSYRLASLDRLALRQRILEGEGKPNGDAASTIQTKRELFFKAESGSLPSSPSVPPPQPPTAAATGTTLTSSVPPSVAPPSAPTKARLPQTSVTLNQNDSEDSNKRESANNRSADSKDSRSAPTTKPKELDGYVGFANLPNQVYRKAVKKGFDFTLMVVGESGLGKSTLINSMFLADIYSSEYPGPSLRVKKTVAVETSKVLLKENGVNLTLTVVDTPGFGDAVDNSNCWVPVIEYIESKYEEFLNAESRVTRKQIADSRVHCCLYFVAPSGHGLKPLDVEFMQRLHDKVNIIPVIAKADTMTPDECAHFKKQILNEIAQHKIKIYEFPEDEEEEESKLHKVLRDRVPFAVVGANTVVEQDGKKVRGRKYPWGVAEVENLEHCDFIALRNMVIRTHLQDLKDVTNNVHYENFRCRTLAGLGVDGKPTRISNKNPLAQMEEEKREHDNKMKKMETEMEQVFEMKVREKKQKLKDSETDLQRRHEQMRRSLEQQVRELEEKRRAFESEKLGWEQQTGHSIEELRRRSLEANSKDYFWFLKRTGSVSSEGSGGGGGTLRGSRGIGSLLRRHTSFKSPQESPTQNHLVIQHPEHP, from the exons atgtCGGTGGAGAACCAAAACGGCACCGCGACTGCCGTCCCATTGCAAACGAATGGGATAAAATCTTCGATAACTAGCATATCGACTACCTCGTCGTCGGTCGTCTCGGTTGGCGGCCGGACGATACCAAACAACTCGTCCTACCTTTACAGCACGAGCTCGGTACTGAATCGCGAAAAAACTCGTCAAGCACCGCCCACCTTGCCAAAGTACACGTCGAGCTTCAATGCCGGGACTAACGGCAATGCCGAAAGACTCGCCAGGGAACGAGAGTCCGGCGGCAGTTACCGACTCGCCAGTTTGGACAGACTGGCCCTCAGACAAAGGATATTGGAGGGCGAGGGGAAACCGAACGGCGACGCCGCATCGACG ATCCAGACGAAGCGCGAGCTCTTCTTCAAAGCTGAGAGCGGCAGTCTCCCGTCTTCTCCGTCGGTGCCGCCGCCTCAACCTCCGACCGCCGCGGCGACCGGAACGACGTTGACGTCGAGTGTACCTCCAAGCGTAGCGCCTCCTTCAGCACCCACGAAAGCAAGGTTGCCGCAAACCAGCGTCACTCTCAACCAGAATGACTCCGAGGACAGCAACAAACGCGAGTCAGCGAACAACAGGTCGGCCGACAGCAAGGACTCGAGGTCCGCGCCGACGACTAAACCCAAGGAACTCGACGGTTACGTAGGATTCGCCAATCTTCCAAATCAAGTATACCGGAAAGCCGTGAAGAAAGGATTTGACTTCACGCTTATGGTTGTCG GTGAATCTGGTCTTGGGAAATCGACTCTCATAAACTCCATGTTCTTGGCTGATATATACAGCTCTGAGTACCCTGGTCCGAGTCTTCGAGTGAAGAAAACTGTCGCTGTTGAAACGAGCAAAGTTCTTCTCAAAGAAAATGGAGTAAACTTAACCCTGACCGTAGTGGATACACCAGGATTTGGTGATGCCGTTGACAATAGTAATTG cTGGGTACCTGTCATTGAATACATTGAGTCCAAGTATGAAGAGTTTTTAAACGCGGAATCTCGCGTGACAAGAAAACAGATTGCAGATAGTCGAGTTCACTGCTGTCTCTACTTTGTGGCTCCATCCGGTCATGGATTAAAACCGCTGGATGTAGAATTCATGCAACGCTTACACGACAAAGTTAACATTATTCCAGTTATCGCCAAAGCAGATACAATGACACCAGATGAATGCGCACATTTTAAAAAACAA ATATTGAACGAGATCGCTCAGcacaaaattaaaatctacGAATTCCCAGAAGatgaggaggaagaagaaagtaAATTACACAAAGTATTAAGGGATAGGGTACCGTTTGCTGTTGTTGGAGCAAATACCGTCGTCGAACaagacggtaaaaaagttcgaGGACGGAAGTATCCTTGGGGTGTTGCCGAAG TTGAGAACCTTGAACACTGTGACTTCATAGCGTTGCGAAATATGGTTATTCGAACGCATCTTCAGGACCTCAAAGATGTGACAAATAACGTTCACTATGAGAACTTTAGATGTCGAACCCTGGCTGGTCTTGGTGTTGATGGCAAACCGACGAGGATTTCAAACAA GAATCCTCTTGCTCAAATGGAAGAGGAAAAGCGAGAACATGACaacaagatgaaaaaaatggaaactgAAATGGAACAGGTATTCGAGATGAAGGTCcgtgaaaagaaacaaaagctCAAGGATTCTGAGACTGAT CTACAGCGGCGGCACGAGCAAATGCGGCGTTCATTAGAGCAGCAAGTGCGcgaacttgaagaaaaaagacgaGCATTTGAGTCCGAAAAATTAGGCTGGGAGCAACAGACTGGACATAGCATCGAAGAGCTTCGCAGACGCAGTTTAGAGGCTAACTCCAAAGA TTATTTTTGGTTCCTCAAAAG GACGGGATCTGTATCTTCGGAAGGGTCTGGAGGCGGAGGGGGTACATTGCGAGGCTCCCGAGGAATAGGAAGTCTTCTACGCCGTCACACCAGTTTCAAATCACCTCAAGAGAGCCCTACACAGAACCACCTTGTCATACAGCATCCCGAACATCCCTGA